The following proteins are co-located in the Manihot esculenta cultivar AM560-2 chromosome 9, M.esculenta_v8, whole genome shotgun sequence genome:
- the LOC110622315 gene encoding pyruvate decarboxylase 2 isoform X2, with amino-acid sequence MDTKIGSIDSCMPPNGDMCSAATGGSISTIQNSVSPTMINAAESNLGRHLARRLVQIGVSDVFSVPGDFNLTLLDHLIAEPGLKVIGCCNELNAGYAADGYARSRGVGACVVTFTVGGLSVLNAIAGAYSENLPVICIVGGPNSNDYGTNRILHHTIGLPDFSQELRSFQTVTCFQALVNNLEDAHDLIDTAISTALKESKPVYLSISCNLSAIPHPTFSREPVPFSLSPRLSNKLGLEAAVEAAAEFLNKAVKPVLVGGPKLRVAKACEAFVELADASGYALAVMPAAKGLVPEFHPHFIGTYWGAVSTAFCAEIVESADAYLFAGPIFNDYSSVGYSLLLKKEKAIIVNPDRVVIGNGPTFGCVLMKDFLQGLAKKLKTNTTAHENYRRIFVPDGHPLKSEPKEPLRVNILFQHIQKMLSGETAVIAETGDSWFNCQKLKLPKGCGYEFQMQYGSIGWSVGATLGYAQAVPQKRVIACIGDGSFQVTAQDVSTMLRCGQKTIIFLINNGGYTIEVEIHDGPYNVIKNWNYTALIDAIHNGEGDCWTTKVKCEEDLVEAIKTATGAKKDCLCFIEVVVHKDDTSKELLEWGSRVCAANSRPPNPQ; translated from the exons ATGGATACCAAGATTGGATCTATTGACAGCTGCATGCCCCCGAACGGCGACATGTGCAGCGCAGCAACCGGTGGTTCCATTTCTACCATCCAAAACTCTGTCTCTCCCACTATGATCAATGCTGCTGAATCGAATCTTGGCCGCCACCTTGCTCGCCGGCTGGTTCAAATCGGCGTCAGTGACGTTTTCTCTGTTCCCGGTGATTTTAACCTTACTCTGCTTGATCATCTGATCGCGGAGCCTGGGCTTAAGGTCATTGGCTGCTGTAACGAGCTAAATGCAGGGTACGCTGCCGATGGTTACGCACGTTCGCGTGGAGTTGGCGCTTGTGTTGTTACGTTTACCGTGGGTGGCCTTAGTGTTCTCAATGCAATCGCTGGTGCTTACAGTGAAAATCTGCCTGTGATATGCATTGTTGGTGGACCTAACTCTAATGATTACGGGACTAACAGGATTCTGCACCATACCATTGGATTGCCTGATTTCAGCCAGGAGCTAAGGAGTTTCCAGACTGTTACCTGCTTCCAG GCTTTGGTGAATAACCTGGAAGATGCACATGACCTGATTGATACTGCTATATCGACTGCTTTGAAAGAAAGCAAGCCTGTTTATCTTAGTATTAGCTGCAACTTGTCTGCAATCCCTCATCCTACTTTTAGCCGGGAGCCAGTTCCATTTTCTCTCTCTCCCAG ATTAAGTAATAAATTAGGTTTGGAGGCTGCAGTTGAAGCGGCAGCAGAGTTCTTGAACAAAGCAGTGAAGCCAGTTCTGGTGGGTGGGCCTAAACTGAGAGTTGCAAAGGCATGTGAAGCCTTTGTTGAGTTAGCTGATGCTAGTGGTTACGCCCTCGCCGTGATGCCAGCAGCTAAAGGGCTTGTGCCAGAATTTCATCCCCATTTCATTGGAACTTACTGGGGTGCTGTGAGCACTGCTTTCTGTGCTGAGATTGTGGAATCTGCTGATGCTTACTTGTTTGCTGGACCCATTTTCAATGATTATAGCTCTGTTGGATACTCTCTGCTTCTCAAGAAAGAGAAGGCAATCATTGTGAATCCTGATCGAGTGGTGATCGGAAATGGCCCTACATTTGGATGTGTTCTGATGAAGGATTTTCTCCAGGGCCTTGCGAAGAAGCTCAAGACTAATACTACTGCACATGAGAACTACCGCAGGATTTTTGTTCCTGATGGACATCCTTTGAAAAGTGAACCGAAAGAACCATTAAGGGTTAATATTCTCTTTCAACATATACAAAAAATGCTGTCTGGTGAAACAGCTGTGATTGCTGAGACAGGGGACTCGTGGTTTAACTGCCAGAAGCTGAAATTGCCAAAGGGATGCGG ATATGAGTTCCAAATGCAATATGGATCAATTGGTTGGTCAGTTGGGGCAACTCTTGGATATGCTCAGGCTGTGCCGCAGAAACGCGTGATTGCTTGTATTGGTGATGGTAGCTTTCAG GTGACTGCACAAGATGTTTCGACGATGCTGCGATGTGGACAGAAGACCATCATTTTCCTGATCAACAATGGTGGATATACCATTGAAGTTGAGATCCATGATGGTCCTTACAATGTGATAAAAAACTGGAACTACACTGCATTGATTGATGCCATCCACAACGGTGAAGGCGACTGCTGGACAACCAAG GTCAAATGTGAGGAAGATCTAGTTGAAGCAATTAAGACTGCAACAGGTGCAAAGAAAGATTGCTTGTGCTTCATCGAGGTCGTTGTTCACAAGGATGATACTAGCAAAGAGCTCCTGGAATGGGGCTCCAGGGTCTGCGCTGCCAATAGCCGACCACCAAATCCTCAGTAA
- the LOC110622315 gene encoding pyruvate decarboxylase 2 isoform X1, with protein MDTKIGSIDSCMPPNGDMCSAATGGSISTIQNSVSPTMINAAESNLGRHLARRLVQIGVSDVFSVPGDFNLTLLDHLIAEPGLKVIGCCNELNAGYAADGYARSRGVGACVVTFTVGGLSVLNAIAGAYSENLPVICIVGGPNSNDYGTNRILHHTIGLPDFSQELRSFQTVTCFQALVNNLEDAHDLIDTAISTALKESKPVYLSISCNLSAIPHPTFSREPVPFSLSPRLSNKLGLEAAVEAAAEFLNKAVKPVLVGGPKLRVAKACEAFVELADASGYALAVMPAAKGLVPEFHPHFIGTYWGAVSTAFCAEIVESADAYLFAGPIFNDYSSVGYSLLLKKEKAIIVNPDRVVIGNGPTFGCVLMKDFLQGLAKKLKTNTTAHENYRRIFVPDGHPLKSEPKEPLRVNILFQHIQKMLSGETAVIAETGDSWFNCQKLKLPKGCGYEFQMQYGSIGWSVGATLGYAQAVPQKRVIACIGDGSFQVTAQDVSTMLRCGQKTIIFLINNGGYTIEVEIHDGPYNVIKNWNYTALIDAIHNGEGDCWTTKVKCEEDLVEAIKTATGAKKDCLCFIEVVVHKDDTSKELLEWGSRVCAANSRPPNPQNFTSREEDEDAAEEKQGKDDEHAAGATE; from the exons ATGGATACCAAGATTGGATCTATTGACAGCTGCATGCCCCCGAACGGCGACATGTGCAGCGCAGCAACCGGTGGTTCCATTTCTACCATCCAAAACTCTGTCTCTCCCACTATGATCAATGCTGCTGAATCGAATCTTGGCCGCCACCTTGCTCGCCGGCTGGTTCAAATCGGCGTCAGTGACGTTTTCTCTGTTCCCGGTGATTTTAACCTTACTCTGCTTGATCATCTGATCGCGGAGCCTGGGCTTAAGGTCATTGGCTGCTGTAACGAGCTAAATGCAGGGTACGCTGCCGATGGTTACGCACGTTCGCGTGGAGTTGGCGCTTGTGTTGTTACGTTTACCGTGGGTGGCCTTAGTGTTCTCAATGCAATCGCTGGTGCTTACAGTGAAAATCTGCCTGTGATATGCATTGTTGGTGGACCTAACTCTAATGATTACGGGACTAACAGGATTCTGCACCATACCATTGGATTGCCTGATTTCAGCCAGGAGCTAAGGAGTTTCCAGACTGTTACCTGCTTCCAG GCTTTGGTGAATAACCTGGAAGATGCACATGACCTGATTGATACTGCTATATCGACTGCTTTGAAAGAAAGCAAGCCTGTTTATCTTAGTATTAGCTGCAACTTGTCTGCAATCCCTCATCCTACTTTTAGCCGGGAGCCAGTTCCATTTTCTCTCTCTCCCAG ATTAAGTAATAAATTAGGTTTGGAGGCTGCAGTTGAAGCGGCAGCAGAGTTCTTGAACAAAGCAGTGAAGCCAGTTCTGGTGGGTGGGCCTAAACTGAGAGTTGCAAAGGCATGTGAAGCCTTTGTTGAGTTAGCTGATGCTAGTGGTTACGCCCTCGCCGTGATGCCAGCAGCTAAAGGGCTTGTGCCAGAATTTCATCCCCATTTCATTGGAACTTACTGGGGTGCTGTGAGCACTGCTTTCTGTGCTGAGATTGTGGAATCTGCTGATGCTTACTTGTTTGCTGGACCCATTTTCAATGATTATAGCTCTGTTGGATACTCTCTGCTTCTCAAGAAAGAGAAGGCAATCATTGTGAATCCTGATCGAGTGGTGATCGGAAATGGCCCTACATTTGGATGTGTTCTGATGAAGGATTTTCTCCAGGGCCTTGCGAAGAAGCTCAAGACTAATACTACTGCACATGAGAACTACCGCAGGATTTTTGTTCCTGATGGACATCCTTTGAAAAGTGAACCGAAAGAACCATTAAGGGTTAATATTCTCTTTCAACATATACAAAAAATGCTGTCTGGTGAAACAGCTGTGATTGCTGAGACAGGGGACTCGTGGTTTAACTGCCAGAAGCTGAAATTGCCAAAGGGATGCGG ATATGAGTTCCAAATGCAATATGGATCAATTGGTTGGTCAGTTGGGGCAACTCTTGGATATGCTCAGGCTGTGCCGCAGAAACGCGTGATTGCTTGTATTGGTGATGGTAGCTTTCAG GTGACTGCACAAGATGTTTCGACGATGCTGCGATGTGGACAGAAGACCATCATTTTCCTGATCAACAATGGTGGATATACCATTGAAGTTGAGATCCATGATGGTCCTTACAATGTGATAAAAAACTGGAACTACACTGCATTGATTGATGCCATCCACAACGGTGAAGGCGACTGCTGGACAACCAAG GTCAAATGTGAGGAAGATCTAGTTGAAGCAATTAAGACTGCAACAGGTGCAAAGAAAGATTGCTTGTGCTTCATCGAGGTCGTTGTTCACAAGGATGATACTAGCAAAGAGCTCCTGGAATGGGGCTCCAGGGTCTGCGCTGCCAATAGCCGACCACCAAATCCTCA GAACTTTACTTCAAGAGAAGAGGATGAAGATGCTGCCGAAGAAAAACAAGGTAAAGATGATGAGCATGCTGCTGGAGCCACGGAGTAA
- the LOC110623086 gene encoding transcription factor bHLH140: MDMDCDDTSKHEEKSGEEKRNSIVVILVGAPGSGKSTFCEHVMRSSPRPWARICQDTINNGKAGTKPQCLKTAASALKEGKSVFIDRCNLDREQRVDFVNLGGSQIEVHAVVLDLPAQLCIARSVKRTGHEGNLQGGKAAAVVNRMLQKKELPKLSEGFFRIMFCQSESDVQAAINTYSVLGPLDTLPNGSFGQRKPDTKVQLGIMKFLKKVDVPPNAGSTSGSVQDSAFPQVSKERDTSCKGPDNLSSLSTTAYKGVKESEDLPKHSIGPDVSPDSIPTLAFPSISTADFQFNIEKASDVIVEKVEEYVKKVGNARLVLVDLSHGSKILSLVRAKAAQRNIDNKKFFTFVGDITRLYSQGGLRCNVIANAANWRLKPGGGGVNAAIFSAAGPALEVATKEQAASLLPGHAVVVPLPSNSPLYNREGVSHIIHVLGPNMNPQRSNCLKDDYVKGCKVLRDAYTSLFDGFLSVLRNQANVTSKNLVSEKSMKDTSCGDLKNHLENGDQKTKRDGDSVSERSKKSKGSHDDNSKIDGSTSKSWTTWAQALYHIAMHPEKHKNVLLEVSDDVAVLNDLYPKAKKHLLILARYGGLDRLADVQQEHLHLLTTMHSVGLRWAEKFLQEDSSMIFRLGYHSVPSMRQLHLHVISQDFNSNHLKNKKHWNSFNTAFFRDSVDVIEEIRNHGKATLKDESYLSMELRCHRCRSAHPNIPRLKSHISNCQSPFPPSLLENGRLVPRQDENLSNS, translated from the exons ATGGACATGGATTGCGATGATACTTCAAAACACGAAG AGAAAAGTGGAGAGGAGAAGAGAAATTCAATCGTGGTGATCTTGGTGGGTGCGCCGGGCAGTGGCAAGTCCACTTTCTGCGAGCACGTCATGCGTTCTTCTCCTCGACCTTGGGCTCGCATTTGCCAG GATACTATTAATAATGGCAAAGCTGGAACAAAGCCCCAATGCCTTAAGACTGCGGCCAGCGCATTGAAGGAAGGTAAAAGTGTATTTATTGACAGATGCAATCTGGACAGAGAACAGCGTGTAGATTTTGTGAATCTCGGTGGTTCACAGATAGAAGTGCATGCTGTGGTGCTTGATCTTCCTGCTCAGCTTTGTATAGCTCGTTCTGTGAAGCGCACTGGGCATGAAGGAAATTTACAAGGTGGAAAAGCTGCTGCTGTTGTTAATAGAATGCTGCAAAAGAAAGAATTGCCTAAGCTTTCAGAAGGGTTCTTTCGAATCATGTTTTGCCAAAGTGAGAGTGATGTTCAAGCAGCAATTAATACTTACAGTGTGCTTGGTCCTTTGGATACCCTCCCAAATGGTTCTTTTGGCCAGAGAAAACCAGACACCAAAGTTCAGCTTGGCATTATGAAGTTCTTAAAGAAAGTAGATGTTCCTCCTAATGCAGGTTCCACTTCAGGTAGTGTTCAGGATTCTGCATTCCCACAAGTCAGCAAGGAAAGGGATACTTCCTGCAAAGGACCAGATAATTTGTCATCATTATCAACTACTGCTTATAAGGGGGTAAAAGAAAGTGAAGATCTGCCTAAGCACTCCATTGGCCCAGATGTTAGTCCTGACAGCATTCCCACTCTGGCGTTTCCATCTATTTCAACAGCAGACTTCCAGTTCAACATTGAGAAGGCATCTGATGTCATTGTTGAAAAAGTTGAAGAATATGTGAAAAAAGTTGGAAACGCAAGGCTGGTTCTTGTGGACTTGAGTCATGGATCAAAGATTTTGTCTTTGGTCAGGGCTAAAGCTGCACAAAGGAACATTGACAACAAAAAGTTCTTCACATTTGTTGGAGACATAACTCGACTATATTCACAAGGAGGCTTACGCTGCAATGTAATAGCTAATGCTGCCAATTG GCGACTGAAACCAGGAGGTGGAGGTGTGAATGCTGCAATTTTCAGTGCTGCAGGTCCAGCCCTAGAGGTTGCAACTAAGGAACAAGCAGCATCTCTTCTTCCTGGACATGCTGTTGTTGTTCCTCTTCCTTCAAATTCTCCCTTGTATAACAGGGAAGGGGTATCCCACATCATACATGTCCTTGGCCCAAATATGAATCCACAAAGATCTAATTGCCTTAAAGATGACTATGTTAAAGGCTGCAAAGTTCTTCGTGATGCTTACACATCACTTTTTGATGGTTTTCTATCTGTACTGAGGAACCAAGCAAATGTAACTAGTAAAAACCTTGTATCAGAGAAATCAATGAAAGATACCTCATGTGGTGACCTTAAAAATCATTTGGAAAATGGTGATCAAAAAACTAAGAGAGATGGTGATTCTGTATCTGAGAGAAGCAAAAAATCCAAGGGATCTCATGATGACAACAGTAAGATTGATGGAAGCACTTCAAAGAGCTGGACCACATGGGCTCAAGCTCTTTACCATATTGCTATGCATCCTGAGAAGCATAAAAACGTGTTGCTGGAAGTATCAGATGATGTTGCTGTACTAAATGATCTCTACCCTAAG GCAAAAAAGCATCTCCTCATCTTGGCACGATATGGAGGTCTTGATCGCCTTGCTGATGTACAGCAAGAACACCTTCATTTGTTAACAACAATGCATAGTGTGGGCTTGAGATGGGCTGAAAAATTCTTGCAGGAGGATTCATCAATGATCTTTCGGCTTGGTTATCACTCA GTCCCTTCTATGCGACAGCTTCACTTGCATGTTATCAGCCAGGATTTCAATTCAAACCATCTGAAGAACAAGAAACACTGGAACTCTTTCAATACTGCCTTTTTCAGAGATTCAGTTGATGTAATTGAAGAAATCAGGAATCATGGCAAAGCAACCCTTAAAGATGAAAGCTATTTATCAATGGAGTTGCGATGCCACCGGTGTAGGAGTGCACACCCTAATATACCCCGGTTGAAATCACATATCAGCAACTGTCAATCCCCCTTTCCTCCCTCCCTACTTGAAAATGGACGTTTAGTGCCTCGACAAGATGAAAATTTGAGTAATTCCTAG